TTTCACTCCCCGTGCAAAACCCACTAAGACAAATCCAAAACCGCAAACTCGAACTTCTGCTCGTCCAAAAATGGCAAACCCANNNNNNNNNNNNNNNNNNNNNNNNNNNNNNNNNNNNNNNNNNNNNNNNNNNNNNNNNNNNNNNNNNNNNNNNNNNNNNNNNNNNNNNNNNNNNNNNNNNNAATTAGATGAGATGTCAAGAACTGCTCTACTTACCCTACTCCCCCCAAAATCAACGATAAACGTCAAATTTCAAGCAGGTTTTTGTTGTTCTTATTTTTCTAGGTCAGCCAAGCTTCCCGTTCCTACCACCAGGGGCGTGCCGTTCTGCAGAGACTGGTTCGATCGGCCGCCACCGAGGCAGCACCATCGTCCCAACAGTGAGTATTTTTGTCTGTTTACTTGTCCTGGTGTTTTCGTTTTCCATTTCACTTGTTCACTTtgatttgaaactatttttagtGTTTGGTATTTGTTGTTTATTGAACGCGCTTTTGATGCGCCGGTTCCGTTACTAACTTTTTATTTGTGTTATTTTGAGACGCTAGTTTAGCGTGTGCGTAAATTACTTtcagttttgtttaatttgaaacagtgccaaatttgtttcattcacaaaactgaactgtttttttgttcaattctaGATCTACCGTCGCCGCCTCGAGATGGATGATCTCGGAGCGAAACATCTTCACCTCGGCCAGGCTGCTGAGTTCCGAGATTGTGAAGGTGCCACCGTTTGCCGACTCTGTGTCGGAGGGTGACGTCAAGTTCGAGAAGAAGGTGGGCGATGCCGTGGCCGCCGACGAGGTCGTGATGGAGATCGAGACGGACAAGACCACGGTGGGCGTTCCGTCGCCCGCGCACGGTATCATCGAGGAGATTTTCGTCGCGGACGGTGACACCGTAAAGTCCGGCCAGCAGCTGTTTAAGCTGAAGGTCACTGGCGAAGCCCCCAAGGCTGCTGCCAAACCCGCTGAGGCGGCGGCACCAGCTGCGGCTGCTCCTCCACCGCCACCACCCCCGCCAGTGGCCGCCGCTAGGCCACCTCCACCGGCGGCCGCAGCTGCTGCCCctccgccaccaccaccgcgGCCAGCGGCTCCTATTAGCAAAATGCCCGTCGCGGCCATCCGTCACGCACAGGCCATCGAAGCGGCCACGGTGAAGGTGCCCCCAGCGGACTACAGCAAGGAAATCACCGGAACGCGCTCCGAGCAGCACGTCAAGATGACCCGCATGCGGTTGAAGATTGCGTCGCGCCTGAAGGAAGCCCAGAACACGAACGCCATGCTGACGACGTTCAACGAGATCGATATGAGGTAAGCGAACGACTCATCGCTTGGCGATGCCGCGCTAGAAGTTGTCGTCATTCTGCGCCAGTTGACTCAGCGTCTAACGGGGCGTGCGCGCACGCCAAATATTTCAAGTTACGCAACGCAAACGACCCGAAAATACCATTCATCATTCATAGGAAACCTTGAACCGTGCGAGTTTCGTATCGCCAGATGGAAAGATTAAATCGCTTAACTTAAAAGTTTCCTCCTCCGGCCACGGTGCGTCGCCACCAACTGGCCCGGCACGACGTCAGACGCGCTTCGTGGTGATCTCACGTGATGGCCATAAACAACGATTATCACATGGGCGCAACGTACTAGCCAATTATCAGCCGCAGACAACAGTCGAGCCATAGTGGTGTTCGAGTGATTGCGAGATTGGCCGTGAACTTGCATGCTCAGGCGGCGTAAATAGATTGATACAATTTGATTACAAACATATCGGAGCGATTACCCTTCGAGTTTGGTCTCGTGTGGCGTCACGTGCTCCCTCAACTTTGTTTGGTTTGTTCGGGGGGCTTGGCTACTGGCCAGCGAATGAAGGCGATGGCTCTGTATTGCGGAGTAAACAAAGCTTTCAATTCTGATTAGCTGTTGAGTTGTCGCTTAGTTCATGCG
This is a stretch of genomic DNA from Culex pipiens pallens isolate TS chromosome 1, TS_CPP_V2, whole genome shotgun sequence. It encodes these proteins:
- the LOC120425504 gene encoding dihydrolipoyllysine-residue succinyltransferase component of 2-oxoglutarate dehydrogenase complex, mitochondrial, whose protein sequence is MGGGEFVSQASRSYHQGRAVLQRLVRSAATEAAPSSQQSTVAASRWMISERNIFTSARLLSSEIVKVPPFADSVSEGDVKFEKKVGDAVAADEVVMEIETDKTTVGVPSPAHGIIEEIFVADGDTVKSGQQLFKLKVTGEAPKAAAKPAEAAAPAAAAPPPPPPPPVAAARPPPPAAAAAAPPPPPPRPAAPISKMPVAAIRHAQAIEAATVKVPPADYSKEITGTRSEQHVKMTRMRLKIASRLKEAQNTNAMLTTFNEIDMSFIMDFRKQHLDAFVKKYGIKFGFMSAFCKATAYALQDQPVVNAVIEENEIVYRDYVDISVAVASPKGLVVPVLRNVEAMNYADIELSIAALADKAKKGTLAVEDMDGGTFTISNGGVFGSLLGTPIINPPQSAILGMHGIFERPIAVKGQVVVRPMMYVALTYDHRLIDGREAVTFLRKVKAAVEDPRIILAGL